Within Myceligenerans xiligouense, the genomic segment CACGACACGTGCCGTCCACCGCGCCGCCCGGGACGTCCTCGCGGCGCACGGCGTCGGTGACGCCGACGTCGGCGTCACCGTCGTGCACGTGCACGAGGCGTCGCCTGCTCTGCCGGGGGGATAGCTCCCTCCCGCCGGGCCACCCTCACGGCCCGCCCGCTCGCCGGACCCGATCCGCCCGGCCCGTCCAGTACCCCACCCACGCCGTGCCCGCCAGCGCCAGCACACCGATCACCACCGGCGCGGCGGCCAGCGGAGCGATCGCGGCCACCCCGGAGACCACCAGCGGCCCGCCCGTGTTGCCGATGTCCCCGCACAGCCGCCAGCCGCCCAGGAACTGCGCCCGACCCTCCTCCGGCGCCGCGTCCGCGCCGAGAGTCATCACGATCCCCGACCCGAGACCGTTGCCGAAGGCGATCAGCACCATCACGGCGCCCACACCGAGCGCCGAGTCGGTCAGGGGCAGCAGCAGACAGCCGACGCCGACGGCGAGCACCACCGGCACCGCCACGACCCGCCGACCGCGCGTGTCCAGCAGCCAGCCACCCGGCAGCGTCAGGAGGATGTCGATCGTGGCCGCCACCGCGAACAGCAGGGACACCACCGCCGCGTCGATGTGCACGTGATCCGCCCACAGCGGCAGCAGTCCCGTGCGCACCGACCGCGACGCACCGATGATCACGACGGCCACCCCGAGGGTCAGCAGCGTGCGCCGGTGCTCCCACAGCACCGAGTGCACCGCCCGGGGGACGACGTCGCGCGCCACGCGGCCGAAGTCCGGCATCCGGGTCACGATCACCGCGGAGACCAGGGACGCGCACGCCGCCAGCAGGAACACCGACCGGACATCGAACAGGTGGATCAGCAGCGCCCCCAGCAACGGACCCACCAGAATCCCCACCCGCATCGACCCACCCAGCAGGGCCATCCCGCGCGCCCGGTGGCTGACCGGCACCGCGTCGATCAGGAAACCCTGCCGCGCCAGCAGGAACGCCGTCCAGCTCATCCCGCTCACGACCACGCACACCGACAGCAGCCACACCGAGGAGACCAGGAAGGCCGCCAGCATCGCGACCGCGTCGACCAGCCCGGCGATCACCAGGGTGCGGCGCTCACCCAGCCGAGCCACGAGCGCTCCCGACGGGAGGGAGTTGACCAATTGCCCGATCCCCATGAGCGCGACCACGAATGCCGCGACGGCGGTGCTCGCGCCCAGGCCGCTCGCGTGGATCGCCAGGACCGGGAGCACGGCCCCGTGCCCGATCGAGCTGACGACGGACGGCAGGTAGGCGACCACGGCGATGTCCCGGAAGCTGAACGACGTGTCGGCCACGGCGTCGTTCGTTCCTGTCACGGCTCCATCCTGGCAGACGGTTGGCCGCGGCAATGGTTCCGGAGCGTGCCGTGCCGACCCGAGCCGTGCCGACCCGCAACCCGATCACGGCCCCCCGTCGAACCGCAGGGACACGCTGACAATCCCTTGATTTGTCGGCGTGTCCCTGCGGTTCGACGGCGGCCAGCGGGCCAAGGTTGCGGTTGGGCACGGACCGGGGGCGGCTTCCACCCGCGAATCGCAGGCGCGGGACGTTACGCCGTCATCCCGCCAGATTGCCGAACTGAACCCAGGGGAAGGCCGGTCGCTCAGGCACGGATCCCTGGAACTCGGACGGGTCGTCCGGGACGAACTCCGCGCTGATCTCGTACCACTCCGCGTACGCGGTGTCGCCGACCACCTCTCCGCCCGGAAGCACCCAGGTCGGCGCGACGGCCTCGCCGTCGACCACCGGCTGCATGCCGAGGTCGATCTCGGTCGTGCCGCTCGTGGCCACGAAGTGCACGTTTCCGGCGGCCCCGGCGGGGCCCACGGTCACGGTGAGGGGCTCGAACCACGACGCGTCGTCGGGGGTCTGGCCCTCGACGCCGCCTCCGTACGCGCCCTGGTTGACCCATTCGACCGTGACCTCGGCCGGGGTGGTGGAGGGCTCGGTCGCCGCGGCGCTGCCGGCCTGGGCCGACGTCGTGGCCTGGGCCGGCGGCAGGGCCTGGGCCGCGCCTCCGATACCTGCCACGGCTGCCGATACCAGAGCCAGTATGGCCAGCGCGGCGGCCGGCCTCGGTGATGGTTTGATCCTCATGAATGACACGTTCTCTCCCTCGAGCATGACCGTGCTGTGGATCGCGATTGCCGGCCGTTCCTGGCTGCCGACCACCCCACAGTGCACGGATCGGACATATCGCCACGACCCTCTTCGCAAAACGTTTACCTTCGCAGTTCAACCGCTCCACGCGGGCGCGTCATTTTCGGGTCCCTGGACCTATACGCGCCGCACCGGGCTGCCTGTAGGTTGTGCAGGCCTCGCGCCGGCACGACCAGAAGGTAGAACCATGACGACGCTTGCCGACTTCGGCGACGACGAGATCACGCAGCTCCTGGACGCCCCGGGAGCAGTGCTGAAGGCGGTCATCGTCGCCAACGGCAAGCCGGGCTCCGTGGGCTTCCTCAAGGCGACCGCGCGCGCCGCGAAGGTGTTCCGGGCGGCCCAGGAGGACGAGAACGGCTTCGTCCGGACCGTCGCGCTCGGGCTCCGCGACCAGAAGCGCGACGCGCGGGACGAGGAGGGCGACGAGTCCGCCGAGTCGGACGGCTTCGTCCGCCCCGACCGGGAACGGGAGGCCGCTCGCGCGGTCGAGCTCGCCACGGCGTCGGTGAAGCTGCTCCGCGGACGGGTCGACGACAAGGACGCCGACGCGTACGGCGCGTGGCTCGTGCGGATCGCCACACAGGTCGCCGAGGCGACCACCACCAGGGAGGGTGGCTTGTTCGGCAAGCGGGTCGCGATCTCCTCGAACGAGCGGGCGCTGATCGAGAGGCTGACGACGGCGGTCGCGGGCTGAGGCGACGGTGCCCCGGCGGACGGCTGGGCCTCAGCCGGGGGTCAGGGCGTGGCCTCGCGTGGCCGAGACCGGCGTCGGGTCAGCCGACCAGGCTGGGGACGTCGAGTTCGATCAGGAACGGCGCGGTGCCCCGCAGCCGATCGCGGAAGATGCCGGCCGTGGCGTCGGCAGCCGTGGCGTCGTCGAGCTCGTAGCCTGGACCGGTGTGGAGGTCAGGCCGACCGGACCCCGGGGAGGTCGGCGAACCGGGCTTTGGCATCGCGGCTGAGGACCAGGCGCTGGGTCTCGGCGGCGTGGGCGGCGATGATCAGGTCATGCGCGCCACGAGGCGTGCCGGTGCGTCGGACGTGGGCGAGCAGGGCGGCATGGTGCGCCGCGGTCTGCGGGGTGTAGTCAAGGGTGTCGACGGAATCGAGAATCGTGCTGACCGATCGCCGACGGTTCGTGGCGACGGCGGGGTCGTCGGCCAGTTCGACGCCGAGGAGAAGTTCGGCCTCCGTCACGGCGGCGATGGAGATCTCGTCGGTGTCCTCCAGGCCGAGTCCTTCGTCCTTGCCGCGTTCGATGGCGATCAGGACGTTCGTGTCGACGATCAGGCGTCGGCCCACGGGTCCGTGATCTCGTGGTCGAGGGTGATCATGGCGTCGGCGATGTCGGTCTCGAACGCGGGGTCGAGTGCGGGGGCGTCGGCGAGCCGTTCGCGCAGGGCACCGACCGTGTGCCGGCGAGCCGGACGGAGCTCGGCGATGGCGTGGCCGCCACGAGTGATCGTGATCGTGTCGCCGTGCTCGACGGCGTCGAGGAGGTCGGAGAATCCTCGTGATGCCGAGGTCGCGGTCATGGTGCGCATGATCAGATTCTCTCTGATTATCTGATTCTTGTCGAGGGTGGCCTGGGTCGGCTTCGAGGTGCGCGCCGATCAGCCACGCCCTATCCGCCGTGCGGCCGCCGCAAGGGCCTGACGAAGCGTGGGATACCGGTGCTGGAGACGACGACGGAGGCGACGGCGAAGGGGATGGCGCCGAGGGCCAGCATGCCCGCGACCTGGCCGCCGGCGAATTCGACGGAGTCGTGGGTGAGGATGAGTTGCGAGCCCGTCTGGAACGCCGTGTGGAAGCCGACGGCCATCCACACCGACCCCGTGATCATGCGGAGGTAGCCGAACCCGATCCCCATCGCGAGGAAGAGGGAGAGGTCCATGGGGTCCCAGTGCTGCCGCAGCGCGCCTGCGAACAGGGCGAACAGCACGGCCTGGATCGTGATGACCCACCACCCGCGCGTGACCGAGCCCAGCACGGTCGTGATGTAGCCACGGAACACCAGCTCCTCGGGGATCGCCTCGGCGAGCAGCACTGCCAGCAGGAGCAGCACCACGGTCTGCGCGAGCTCCGGTGCGGGCACGGTCACGGAGATCGACGCGCCGACGAGCGCGAGCACGGCGAACGTGGCGGCCGACGGGACGAGCCACAGGAGTGCGCCCCACAGGGCGAGCCGCCAGCCGTCGCGGGCATCACCCAGCCCGGCGTCCTGCAACCCGGCGTCCCGCAGGCTTTTCTGGCCGGCCTGGCTGACCAGGACGGTGATCAGACTGAGCGCGAGGCCGGTGAGCGCGATGCCCCCGCTGATCCTCGTCGCCAGGGTTCCGGGGTCGGAGGGATCGGGTTCGGCGGGCAGGATCGCCACGAGGACGACGAGGCCCACGCCGAGCGCGAGCATGGCGACGGCGATCCGCCACGCGGCGGACACGATCCGGCGGGTCGGCGAGACGTGCGAGGTGGTCATGGAGTGGCCTCTCGGTGTCGGCGCGCGAGGGCGTGGTAGGCGCGCTTGGGGGTCCAGGTGTCGTCGGTGTGGGCGGTGACGACGCCGTAGCTGGCGAGGTCGAGGTCGCGGCCGGGCTCGTCGGAGGTGGTCAGCGCGGGCTCGCTGAACCCCCAGACGAAGGTGCCGTCGACGTCGGCCCGGTCGAAGAGGTCGAGCAGGTCGACGAGGTAGTCGGCCTGCTCCTGCTCGTCACGGACGAGCCTGCGGGGAACGGTCATCACTTCGCGAGCGCCGAGCACGCCGGCTGCCGTCGAGGCCTTCGCCGCGGCGCCGCGGTAGGTACAGGTGCCGAACTCGAAGACGTACACCGGCTTGTCGTGCGCGTGCGCGCTGCCGACGAGGGCCCGCACGTCGTCCTCGAACCGCCAGGCGTTACCGGCGTCGCGATAGCGGTCCGCGCCGACGGCGTCGAAGATCGACCAGTCGGGGCGTTCCCAGTCGCCGGCGCCGTAGGAGACCGGGCCCGCGAAGCGTTCCCGCGTGTCGGTCACGAGCTGCCCGAGCAGCCGTCGTAGGCGCCGGTTCGCCAGGGGCAGCAGGGGGAACGTGACGGTGAGCAGCATTCCGCGGGTCCAGAACGTCGGGCCCGGGAGCATTCCCGGCGTCGACAGCGTGAGTTCGCAGCCCACGACGAGTCCGACGTCGGCTCCGGCAGTGCGGAGGTCCTCGGCGGTCGTCGCGGCCGCGCGGACGGCCGCCACCAGCTCGTCGGCCGGCCGGTCGAAGGGGCGGGGCTGCAGCCAGACGGCGAGCCCTTCGTCCACCGCGCAGCGCGCCGCGACGGCGAGACGGTCCGGGTCCGTGGCCATGACGAGCACCGCGTCGCAGCCGAGGTCCTCCCGGATGGCGCGGAAGTCGCGCCGTGCGTGCTGCTCGCTGAAGAAGGGGTTGCTGTCGAAGTCTTTCTCGTACAGGACCCCGGCGTCGTAGCCGATGCCGCGAACCCGCTCACTCATCGCCCGCACCCAGGGAGCGGAGCAGGAACGGGACCGCGTGCGAGCGCAGGTCGCCGAGGTCGGCGCGGGGGTCGCGCTGCACGACGGTGATCGCGCGGTCGAGCACGGCCTCGACGAGCCCGGTCACCACCGCCACCGGCATCCGGCGGAAGACTCCCTCGTCCATCCCGGCGGTCAGGATGCTGCGCAGCAGTGCGGTGTCCTCCTCGTCCTCGACGAGGTACAGGGGAGTGCCGTCCGCGGTGCGGTGCGACACCACGACCTCGACGGCCGCGGCGATCGCGTGGCGGTGGGCGTCGACGTGCGCGAGGTACGCCTCCGCGTAGGCGCGCAGCCGGGCGGTCGCGCCCTCGCGCCCCGACACCGCGCCGAGGACGCTCTCGCCCAGGGCGGTGAACGCCTCCTGGACGAGCTCGAGCAGCAGTGCCTCCTTCGAGGAGAAGTAGTACCCGATCGCGCTCTTGACGATGCCGGCCCGCCTCCCGATCTCCGCCAGCGACGCCCGGTGGTACCCGACCTCGTTCACCGTCGCGACGGCCGCGTCGATCAGCTGCCTGCGGCGGGCCGTCTCGATGAACGACCGGGACGACGACGTCGGGTCGTCCTGCGGGGTCGAGGTTTCAGAACGCACGGTCTGATTTTAGAACGACCGGTCTGACATGGGCGGGGGTCCGGTACTCCATGCGGTCCTCCCCGCCGGCGTCAGCGGGACCCGCCGGGTTCGGGATACGGCGCCCCCTCACCGCCCGACGCCCGGTCCATGAAACCGCTCCGGTACGCCCACACCACCGCCTGCGTGCGGTCCCGTACGCCGAGCTTCGCCAGGAGGTGCTTGACGTGCGTGCGGACCGTCTCCGCGGAGATGAACATGGCGGCGGCGATCTCGGTGGTCGTCCCGCCCGCCGCGAGTGACCGCAGTACGTCGGCCTCGCGGCCGGTGAGGGTGACGTCGTGGTCGGCGGGACGTCGTCGGGCATGGAGCCGGAAGAGGCGTCGCGTGACGGCCGGTGACAGGAGCGCGTCGCCCGCGGCGACGGTGCGGATCCCCGCGACGAGCTCGTCCGGCGTGGCGCGTTTGAGGAGGAACCCGTCGGCGCCGGCGGCGATCGCGTCGTCGACCACGTCGTCGAGGTCGAAGGTGGTGAGCACCAGGACGAAGGGGCGGGGCGAAGCCCAGGAGACGATCTCCCGGGTGGCGGAGGTCCCGTCCCTGCCGGGCATCCGGATGTCCATGACGACGACGTCGGGCCGCAGGCGCCGGGCGAGGTCGACGCCGACCGCGCCGTCGGCGGCCTCGCCCACCACGTCGAGATCCGGCTCGGCGTGCAGGAGCGCGCGGAGGCCGCCCCGCACGAGAGCGTCGTCGTCCACGAGGAGCACGGTGGTCACGACGTGACCCCCTCGACCTGCCCGCGCAGGGGCAGCGCGGCACGGACCCGGAAGCCGTCCGGGTCGGGGCCCGCCTCGAACGTGCCGCCCTCGAGGCGGGCCCGTTCGCGCATGTTCGTCAGGCCGTGCCCGGGCACATGGTCCCGCGGCGTGCGACGGGCGCCCGTGCTGAGCACCTCGACGACGATCCGTCCGTCGTTCTCGGCGACGGCGACGTGGATCGGCCCCGTGGCGTGCTTGAGCGCGTTCGTCAACGCCTCCTGGACGATGAGGTGAAGGGTGCGCGAGGTGCCGGGATCGACGTGGAGCCGGGGCAGGTCGAGGCCGACCTCCCTGCCGGTGGCACGGACCCGCTCCACGAGGGAGAGCAGGTCGTCGGCCCCATCGCCGGTGATGTCCGGATCCGCGCGCAGCAGCAGGTCCAGGCGCTGCAAAGCCTCCCGCCCGACCGTCTCGACGTGCCCGAGCGCCTCCTGGGCGAACGCGGGGTTGTCGTCGAACACGCGGCGCGCGACCCCCGCCTGCAACACCATCACGTTCACGGCGTGCCCGAGCGCGTCGTGCAGGTCCCGAGCCCACCGCGCACGCTCGGCCTCGACGGCACGTTCCGCCTGGGCGGCACGCTCGCGGCGCTCGCTGCGCAGCCGGGCCTCGACCGCCTCCTCCCGGACCCGCCGC encodes:
- a CDS encoding type II toxin-antitoxin system Phd/YefM family antitoxin, which codes for MRTMTATSASRGFSDLLDAVEHGDTITITRGGHAIAELRPARRHTVGALRERLADAPALDPAFETDIADAMITLDHEITDPWADA
- a CDS encoding type II toxin-antitoxin system VapC family toxin, which translates into the protein MGRRLIVDTNVLIAIERGKDEGLGLEDTDEISIAAVTEAELLLGVELADDPAVATNRRRSVSTILDSVDTLDYTPQTAAHHAALLAHVRRTGTPRGAHDLIIAAHAAETQRLVLSRDAKARFADLPGVRSA
- a CDS encoding response regulator, yielding MTTVLLVDDDALVRGGLRALLHAEPDLDVVGEAADGAVGVDLARRLRPDVVVMDIRMPGRDGTSATREIVSWASPRPFVLVLTTFDLDDVVDDAIAAGADGFLLKRATPDELVAGIRTVAAGDALLSPAVTRRLFRLHARRRPADHDVTLTGREADVLRSLAAGGTTTEIAAAMFISAETVRTHVKHLLAKLGVRDRTQAVVWAYRSGFMDRASGGEGAPYPEPGGSR
- a CDS encoding CPBP family intramembrane glutamic endopeptidase gives rise to the protein MTTSHVSPTRRIVSAAWRIAVAMLALGVGLVVLVAILPAEPDPSDPGTLATRISGGIALTGLALSLITVLVSQAGQKSLRDAGLQDAGLGDARDGWRLALWGALLWLVPSAATFAVLALVGASISVTVPAPELAQTVVLLLLAVLLAEAIPEELVFRGYITTVLGSVTRGWWVITIQAVLFALFAGALRQHWDPMDLSLFLAMGIGFGYLRMITGSVWMAVGFHTAFQTGSQLILTHDSVEFAGGQVAGMLALGAIPFAVASVVVSSTGIPRFVRPLRRPHGG
- a CDS encoding sensor histidine kinase, yielding MRPGRDAPSPAEDPTPEPVRRQRPTWVVAAFALAMVILLTGLGPLAPVDVQYREPDLLGVAFVVASVLALAGLQRAPLAVLAFCSAVVVLNTVAGYTVAAVQWPVWIALYACFAGPRRGLRAPAVVVTGLGVAGYAVFSRAPASVQEAASITLCVLFAMIAGEVVLARRVREEAVEARLRSERRERAAQAERAVEAERARWARDLHDALGHAVNVMVLQAGVARRVFDDNPAFAQEALGHVETVGREALQRLDLLLRADPDITGDGADDLLSLVERVRATGREVGLDLPRLHVDPGTSRTLHLIVQEALTNALKHATGPIHVAVAENDGRIVVEVLSTGARRTPRDHVPGHGLTNMRERARLEGGTFEAGPDPDGFRVRAALPLRGQVEGVTS
- a CDS encoding TetR/AcrR family transcriptional regulator — protein: MRSETSTPQDDPTSSSRSFIETARRRQLIDAAVATVNEVGYHRASLAEIGRRAGIVKSAIGYYFSSKEALLLELVQEAFTALGESVLGAVSGREGATARLRAYAEAYLAHVDAHRHAIAAAVEVVVSHRTADGTPLYLVEDEEDTALLRSILTAGMDEGVFRRMPVAVVTGLVEAVLDRAITVVQRDPRADLGDLRSHAVPFLLRSLGAGDE
- a CDS encoding MFS transporter — encoded protein: MTGTNDAVADTSFSFRDIAVVAYLPSVVSSIGHGAVLPVLAIHASGLGASTAVAAFVVALMGIGQLVNSLPSGALVARLGERRTLVIAGLVDAVAMLAAFLVSSVWLLSVCVVVSGMSWTAFLLARQGFLIDAVPVSHRARGMALLGGSMRVGILVGPLLGALLIHLFDVRSVFLLAACASLVSAVIVTRMPDFGRVARDVVPRAVHSVLWEHRRTLLTLGVAVVIIGASRSVRTGLLPLWADHVHIDAAVVSLLFAVAATIDILLTLPGGWLLDTRGRRVVAVPVVLAVGVGCLLLPLTDSALGVGAVMVLIAFGNGLGSGIVMTLGADAAPEEGRAQFLGGWRLCGDIGNTGGPLVVSGVAAIAPLAAAPVVIGVLALAGTAWVGYWTGRADRVRRAGGP